A stretch of the Veillonella parvula DSM 2008 genome encodes the following:
- a CDS encoding helix-turn-helix domain-containing protein, producing MKGYFMGFFDSLMNVHITDMSIKSEFSNRLEILIREFGLQKKQLAKELGVSAVAITKYAKGLSMPSFEIISAIADYFNVTVDFLLGRTAIPFLEKDFVYFRPIGKINYSFYIYNKDQEKEKLEGILEYIFGLTVWNMELPKDETALNQFLCFKFLKADSNQRLYEALFLTDELNVREFLFEMEKALGFPFMNDYAGPMSVDSQYLANLLIWNEASIKPPIGSLPLNEPQYLATLSKPISNEKVRLNYMSTSGAMPHMTRWLAMSEEERRDLLMRRLRRIKRSFK from the coding sequence ATGAAAGGGTATTTTATGGGATTTTTTGACTCTTTGATGAATGTTCATATTACAGATATGTCTATTAAGAGTGAATTTTCTAATAGATTGGAAATATTAATTCGAGAGTTTGGTTTACAAAAAAAACAACTTGCTAAAGAACTTGGGGTATCGGCTGTTGCAATTACAAAATATGCAAAAGGGCTTTCTATGCCTTCATTTGAAATTATATCTGCCATTGCTGATTATTTTAATGTAACTGTAGATTTTCTCTTGGGAAGAACGGCAATTCCTTTTTTAGAAAAAGATTTTGTATATTTCCGTCCTATAGGAAAGATTAATTATAGTTTTTATATATATAATAAGGATCAAGAGAAAGAGAAACTTGAAGGAATTTTAGAATATATCTTTGGGTTAACTGTATGGAACATGGAGTTACCTAAAGATGAAACAGCTTTAAATCAATTTTTGTGCTTTAAATTTTTAAAAGCGGATAGTAACCAACGCTTATATGAAGCCCTTTTCCTAACAGATGAGTTGAATGTTAGAGAGTTTTTATTTGAGATGGAAAAAGCACTTGGATTTCCATTTATGAATGATTACGCTGGTCCAATGTCAGTAGACTCTCAATATCTTGCAAACTTATTGATTTGGAATGAGGCTAGTATTAAACCACCTATAGGTAGCTTACCACTTAACGAGCCACAGTATTTAGCTACTTTATCGAAACCAATATCTAATGAAAAAGTTCGTTTAAATTATATGTCAACAAGTGGAGCCATGCCTCATATGACTAGGTGGCTTGCCATGAGTGAGGAGGAGCGAAGAGATTTGTTGATGAGACGTTTAAGGCGTATTAAAAGAAGTTTCAAGTAG
- a CDS encoding site-specific DNA-methyltransferase, whose amino-acid sequence MIRDNIEANKFITPNSLDVELLKINFPYFFNDSGEFLLEQFKQQLKKQDITFNKEGYELNFLGKAYARYLSGAKTETFLAPHVEHNRLDKNKNSENVYIIGDNLEALRHLLGSYIGKIKCIYIDPPYNTGEDFIYNDSFTFTADDLVDRIGIDRQEAERILDLNGKSSHSAWLTFMYPRLVLARLLLREDGVIFISIDDNEYANLKQICDEIFGEENFQADVAVVANPGGRDYKNIAITNEHLLIYTKTIETELNELEKKVEFKRFDSKGGYELRELRNRNPKFTKRNRPNLYYPFFINPNSIQEDNTCLISLEANDEFFIEVYPKNSKGEDSCWRWGKNKSLENINSTSFDLSNLVARKKKNGGYNIYEKSRKATTKAKSLWNGVGYRTEDGTRSFNELFEESYFDHPKSPELIKQCLIIGMSEDDIVLDFFSGSATTAEAIMQLNASDLGNRKYILVQLPESINEKELAYGAGYRTIDEIGRERISRAAKKINQEYGVDIDKGFKIYEIKPLSNNILDKLDMFDADSLILEDMVKLFDTDCSQGKNAILMTYKIMDGYGFTSSIAPYQLKNYVADKIEDSLYIIENGLASEDVFELIKQLENRTLNINRLVLYSYSIEFSVLHELRRNISNLQNNKHVELIERY is encoded by the coding sequence ATGATTAGAGATAATATTGAGGCAAATAAATTTATAACACCGAATAGTTTAGACGTCGAGCTTTTAAAAATAAATTTTCCGTATTTTTTTAATGATTCTGGAGAATTCCTATTAGAGCAATTTAAGCAACAATTAAAGAAACAAGATATTACTTTCAATAAAGAAGGATATGAATTAAATTTTTTAGGAAAGGCTTATGCTAGATATCTAAGTGGAGCAAAAACAGAAACCTTTCTTGCACCTCATGTTGAACATAATAGATTAGATAAAAATAAAAATAGTGAGAATGTTTATATAATCGGCGATAACCTTGAAGCATTAAGACATTTGCTTGGTTCGTATATTGGAAAAATTAAATGTATTTATATTGATCCGCCATATAATACAGGAGAAGATTTTATCTATAATGATTCTTTTACCTTTACTGCAGATGATTTAGTGGATCGTATTGGAATCGATAGACAGGAGGCCGAACGCATTCTTGATTTAAATGGTAAGTCCTCGCATTCTGCTTGGCTAACATTTATGTACCCTCGTTTAGTTTTGGCAAGACTACTTTTGAGAGAGGATGGTGTTATATTTATTTCTATTGATGATAATGAGTATGCTAATTTAAAGCAAATTTGTGATGAAATATTTGGTGAAGAAAACTTCCAGGCTGATGTTGCTGTTGTAGCAAACCCTGGAGGACGAGATTATAAGAATATTGCTATAACAAATGAGCATCTTTTGATTTACACTAAAACTATAGAAACTGAATTAAATGAATTAGAGAAAAAGGTAGAGTTTAAAAGATTTGATTCTAAGGGCGGTTATGAACTAAGAGAATTAAGAAATCGTAATCCTAAGTTTACTAAACGTAATCGGCCTAATTTATATTATCCATTTTTTATTAATCCTAATAGTATACAGGAGGATAATACATGTTTAATTAGCCTTGAGGCGAATGATGAATTTTTTATTGAGGTATATCCCAAAAATTCAAAAGGAGAGGATAGTTGTTGGCGCTGGGGAAAGAATAAAAGTTTAGAAAATATTAATTCTACCAGCTTTGATCTGTCTAATTTAGTAGCTCGTAAAAAAAAGAATGGTGGATATAATATTTATGAAAAATCTAGAAAAGCAACAACAAAAGCAAAGTCGTTATGGAATGGTGTAGGATATAGAACTGAAGATGGCACTCGTTCTTTTAATGAGTTATTTGAAGAAAGCTATTTTGATCATCCAAAATCTCCAGAATTAATTAAACAATGCTTAATTATAGGTATGTCAGAAGATGATATTGTTTTAGATTTCTTTAGTGGTTCGGCTACAACAGCAGAAGCTATTATGCAGTTAAATGCATCAGATTTAGGAAATCGTAAATATATTTTGGTCCAGTTGCCAGAATCAATAAATGAAAAAGAGCTTGCCTATGGAGCCGGTTATAGAACTATTGATGAAATTGGTAGGGAGCGAATATCTCGTGCGGCTAAAAAAATAAATCAAGAATATGGGGTAGATATTGATAAAGGATTTAAGATTTATGAAATTAAACCATTAAGTAATAACATTCTAGATAAGCTTGATATGTTTGATGCAGATAGTTTAATTCTTGAGGATATGGTGAAATTATTTGATACGGACTGTTCACAAGGAAAAAATGCTATATTGATGACGTATAAAATTATGGATGGTTATGGTTTTACTAGTTCGATAGCACCATATCAATTAAAAAACTATGTTGCTGATAAGATTGAAGATAGTCTATATATTATAGAGAACGGATTAGCATCAGAAGATGTGTTCGAGTTAATTAAGCAACTAGAAAATAGAACATTAAATATAAATAGATTAGTCTTATATAGTTATTCAATTGAATTTAGTGTTCTTCACGAATTAAGAAGAAATATTTCTAATTTACAAAATAATAAGCATGTTGAATTGATAGAGAGGTATTAA
- a CDS encoding type III restriction-modification system endonuclease: MEIKLAVLPHQTKCVKSIASVFDSVNMVETDEPSANPIFSKEDITLKNNIDKIQSGLYESVIPVESRTSIANEFGVDIKMETGTGKTYCYTRLMYELNKLYGFFKFIILVPTTPIKEGTLNFIQSNYAMQHFSDLYPGRRIELSVLNVQKSNKGRKMFPQAVANFARSTVLEKNKISALLMTSGMLISKTTMDTDYDQTLLGHYSKPYDTLKATRPIVIIDEPHKFKRENTAYKRLIERIDPLCIIRFGATFPKKRGQQERDYNNLLFNLGACEAFNSNLVKGVETQLIEQESLNETRVKVLDIKHTNPKSCVIRNEKSGKSYTLALNDSLSTVSDDFHGVIIQSIGKTEEETIKNGITLSNGQILAKGDQIYAGVYSNTYQELMLKQAIQNHIEQERNNFFRETKIKTLSLFFIDSIESYRGDDGIGPLRCKFQALLEDSLEREYKRYVESTNPIEIEYCDFLKTSLLDIAQTNGGYFAEDNSTSDIDIQKEIEQILKDKQSLLSFKDEYGRWNTRRFIFSKWTLREGWDNPNVFQICKLRSSGSEISKLQEVGRGLRLPVDEYGNRLSEEQFYLTYLCDYSEKGFAESLVTEINSDSFQKSISIMELLPKVAADKGITPNVLMAELLSKCYINCNGEIFEEKAEKFLEEYPEFNIGLIQGKVRNKNKDNKGHVGIRSNKFDEIKNLWKSLNKKYYLVLDDISDEYLDKAILSILKSGIKESVYAYTVRKSLVFDKMQAYVRDEPTKSQVLDQSIKYGEFLKQVHQNTGVPIISMHKALCLYNKTNPLDDTFFNKRTLSKFIELFQEWFEKAFLKRFSYKPLGIEKRETALTNYNGEVKNEIAQGVVGIIRDNQMKVPDNFLYDQVVFDSPKEKENIQKSDIDEVVVFGKIPRKSIQVPLYFGGTTSPDFMYVIKKDSGYEVNLIVETKDIDRTTTLRGTEGLKIESAKKFFDALKESGVNVVFKAQLKNNDIVPMIKGLQEN, encoded by the coding sequence ATGGAAATTAAATTAGCTGTTTTACCTCATCAAACAAAGTGTGTTAAAAGTATTGCTAGTGTTTTTGATTCAGTGAATATGGTAGAGACGGATGAGCCTTCTGCAAATCCTATTTTTAGTAAAGAGGATATAACACTTAAAAATAATATAGATAAAATTCAATCAGGCTTATATGAGTCTGTTATACCGGTTGAGTCTAGAACTAGTATTGCAAATGAATTTGGTGTGGATATTAAAATGGAGACAGGAACAGGTAAGACTTATTGTTATACAAGACTTATGTATGAACTTAATAAGCTATATGGTTTTTTCAAGTTTATTATTTTAGTTCCAACGACTCCTATTAAAGAAGGAACACTCAATTTTATTCAGTCTAATTATGCTATGCAGCATTTTTCAGATTTATATCCAGGTAGAAGGATAGAGTTATCAGTATTAAATGTACAGAAGTCAAATAAAGGCCGTAAAATGTTTCCTCAAGCAGTGGCAAATTTTGCTAGATCTACTGTTCTTGAGAAAAATAAAATCAGTGCGTTATTAATGACTAGTGGAATGCTTATATCTAAAACAACAATGGATACAGATTATGATCAAACTTTATTAGGTCATTATTCAAAACCTTATGATACATTAAAAGCTACTAGACCTATTGTGATTATAGATGAACCCCATAAATTCAAGCGTGAAAATACAGCTTATAAGAGGCTGATAGAGCGAATTGACCCGTTATGTATAATCCGCTTTGGTGCAACTTTTCCCAAAAAAAGGGGACAACAAGAAAGAGATTATAATAATTTGCTTTTTAATCTTGGTGCTTGTGAAGCATTCAATAGTAATCTTGTTAAAGGTGTTGAAACTCAATTAATTGAGCAGGAATCTTTAAATGAAACTAGAGTTAAGGTTTTAGATATTAAACATACTAATCCTAAGTCTTGTGTGATTCGAAATGAAAAAAGTGGTAAAAGTTATACATTAGCTTTAAATGATTCTTTGTCAACTGTTAGTGATGACTTTCATGGTGTAATAATTCAATCAATTGGTAAAACAGAGGAAGAAACTATAAAAAATGGAATTACATTATCAAATGGTCAAATTCTAGCTAAAGGGGATCAAATATATGCTGGTGTATACAGTAATACATACCAGGAATTAATGCTAAAACAAGCGATTCAAAATCATATTGAACAGGAGAGAAATAATTTTTTTAGAGAAACGAAAATCAAGACCTTATCACTATTCTTTATTGATTCAATTGAATCCTATCGTGGGGATGATGGTATAGGCCCGTTACGTTGTAAGTTTCAAGCGTTATTAGAAGATTCATTAGAGCGAGAGTATAAAAGATATGTAGAGTCTACTAATCCGATAGAAATAGAATATTGTGATTTTTTAAAAACATCATTGCTTGATATTGCACAAACTAATGGTGGTTATTTTGCAGAGGACAATTCTACTAGTGATATTGATATACAAAAAGAAATTGAACAAATTTTAAAAGACAAGCAATCATTATTAAGTTTTAAAGATGAGTATGGTCGGTGGAATACGCGGAGATTTATTTTCTCTAAATGGACACTTAGAGAAGGTTGGGATAATCCTAATGTTTTCCAAATCTGTAAATTGCGTTCTAGTGGTTCGGAAATTAGTAAACTACAAGAAGTTGGTCGTGGATTACGCTTGCCGGTAGATGAATATGGCAATCGTTTGTCTGAGGAACAGTTTTATTTAACGTATCTTTGTGATTATTCTGAAAAGGGATTTGCAGAATCTTTAGTTACGGAGATTAATAGTGACTCTTTTCAAAAATCCATTTCAATTATGGAGCTATTACCTAAAGTCGCTGCTGATAAGGGGATAACTCCCAATGTACTAATGGCTGAATTATTATCTAAATGCTATATTAATTGTAATGGTGAGATTTTTGAAGAAAAAGCAGAAAAATTCTTAGAGGAGTATCCGGAATTTAATATAGGTTTAATTCAAGGAAAAGTTAGAAATAAAAATAAAGATAATAAAGGTCATGTTGGAATTCGCTCTAATAAATTTGATGAAATTAAAAATCTTTGGAAAAGTTTAAACAAAAAATATTATTTAGTCTTAGATGATATTTCAGATGAATATTTGGATAAAGCTATATTGTCTATTCTTAAAAGTGGAATTAAAGAATCTGTTTATGCTTATACGGTTAGAAAAAGTCTTGTATTTGATAAAATGCAGGCATATGTTCGTGATGAACCTACTAAATCTCAAGTTCTTGACCAGAGCATTAAATATGGAGAATTTTTAAAGCAAGTTCATCAGAATACAGGCGTACCTATTATATCCATGCATAAAGCTTTGTGCTTATATAATAAGACTAATCCTTTAGATGATACATTCTTTAACAAGAGAACATTATCAAAGTTTATCGAACTATTTCAAGAATGGTTTGAAAAAGCCTTCTTGAAAAGATTTTCTTATAAACCTTTAGGAATAGAAAAACGAGAGACAGCTTTAACAAATTATAATGGTGAGGTTAAGAATGAAATAGCACAAGGCGTTGTTGGGATTATCCGTGATAATCAAATGAAGGTACCTGATAATTTTTTGTATGATCAAGTTGTATTTGATAGTCCTAAAGAGAAAGAAAATATTCAAAAAAGTGATATCGATGAAGTGGTTGTATTTGGGAAGATACCGAGAAAAAGTATTCAAGTTCCGCTTTATTTTGGTGGTACTACAAGTCCTGACTTTATGTATGTAATAAAAAAAGATTCTGGTTATGAAGTAAATCTTATAGTAGAAACCAAAGATATTGATCGCACCACTACTTTAAGGGGCACAGAGGGGCTTAAAATTGAATCTGCTAAAAAGTTTTTTGATGCTTTAAAAGAATCAGGTGTTAATGTTGTTTTTAAAGCGCAATTAAAAAATAATGATATTGTGCCAATGATAAAAGGGCTACAGGAAAATTAG